CCCACGCCGACTCCATTGCCGCGCCGGCCACCACAGCCCCCATGTCCGAGGTGCCGAACGCGTCCCTGTCCGCCCTGATCGACGAACTCGCCGACGCCGATCACGGGCTGATCATGTGCATGGGCAAGGGCGGGGTCGGCAAGACCACCCTCGCCGCCGCGATCGCCGTCGCCCTCACTCAGCGTGGCCACCAGGTGCATTTGACCACCACCGACCCGGCCGCCCACCTGACCGACACCCTCGCCGGAAACCTCGACGGCCTGCAGGTCTCCCGCATCGATCCGGCCGTCGCCACCGCGCAGTACCGGGACCGGGTGCTGGCCACCAAGGGCGCCGCCCTCGACGAACAAGGCCGCGCCACCCTCGCCGAGGACCTGGCCTCCCCGTGCACCGAGGAAGTCGCTGTGTTCCAGGCCTTCTCCCGGGTCATTCACGAATCCCGGCGGAAGTTCGTCGTCGTCGACACCGCCCCCACCGGGCACACCCTGCTCCTCCTCGATGCGACCGGGTCGTATCACCGGGAGATCGCCCGGCAGATGGGTGACAACACGAATTTCACCACCCCGTTGATGCGGCTGCAGAACCCTCATGAGACGAAGGTCCTGCTGGTCACGCTCGCCGAAACCACCCCCCGCCTCGAAGCCGAAGGCTTGCAGGCCGACCTGCAGCGCGCCGGCATCGAGCCGTGGGCGTGGGTGGTCAACAACTCCCTCACCGTCGCCCACCCCACCTCGCAGCTGCTCCGGCGGCGGGCCGCAACCGAACACAGTGAGATCGACGCCATCACCGCCGCGCACCACCGGATCGCAGTGGTACCGATGCTGGCCACCGAACCGGTCGGAGTCGATGCCCTGGCCGCGATAGTCGAACCCGCTCGGACCGTCCCGGTGAACTGACGCGTCGTCGGCGGGGTCGCCGCCGTGTGAATGCCCGCGTTCGCCGACCCGGTTGTGCCCATCCGCCGAGACCGAGGGCGCCGGCAGCCCACTGGGCGAGTGCTGGTCAGCAGCAGGGGGTCGTGGTGACGGGCTGCTGCTCACCGACCTGGGCGGCGGACTCGCCGGAACGCAGATCCAGCACGCTGGCGTCCCGCCCTCAGCCGGAGGTCAAAGGCAGCAGCGCTGGGGCTGGATTCAGCGCCTACTTCGGGGGTGAGTCGATAGCCGCTGACATGGCCCCCACCAGAGACTGCGCCTCCCGTCGCGAAACACCACCGGACCGCCATACGGCAGCCAGGTGAACCGTGGACCCGGGCAATACGGGGCCGCCACCCGACTCACCACCGGGTCGGCCACGCATATGCCCTCGTCGCCGCGCCACATATCAGGCCAAGGCCCCCAGCCGCACGACATCGAAGCTCGGCAGCCCAGCGCCACGCGCAAGGCCGCGCCAACACCCCGACTCCGCAGCACGTTATGACTTTGAACTGGAGAGACCGATGTTGCGGTCCAACCGCCTGGGCCTGAGACGCTTGGGTACCGACATCACGGCATCTCTCGCGGCTCCGTCAGAACCGCAGACAACCAGCAACGGAGTGCGCTCGGGGATCGGTAAGGCGCGGAACTTCTGGTCGGCTACTCGACCGACAACCACGTCCAGGGCGTACTCGGTGATGCGCTTGTTGATTCTGTCTGCCAGCTCGTCGGCTTCGGCTCCGACGACTCGCTCTCTCTCCACAACACCATCCCAGCCCGTTGCAGGCCCGAACCACATCACGGTGCGAGGACTGATAGGCATCACGATCTCGAGGGCTGTCGCAATGCTTCGTGGCTGCGTCGGGTAGACATGCACG
This window of the Rhodococcus pseudokoreensis genome carries:
- the arsA gene encoding arsenical pump-driving ATPase, whose translation is MKFLDAPPRFLFFTGKGGVGKTSIACAAAIHLARAGRTVLLVSTDPASNVGQVFGLTIGNTITDVAAAPGLSALEIDPEQAADAYRERIVGPVRGLLPEKELASITEQLSRSCTTEIASFNEFTALLTDHDTVAGFDHVLFDTAPTGHTIRLLQLPGSWTDFLNDGKGDASCLGPMSGLEKQRSIYADAVAALADPQRTRRVLVARAQRAALAEIARTHTELADIGLSHQHLVINGLLPEPEDGDELAAAIHRREQAALAELPAALTGLPLDRVQLKATNMVGIRALESLFTHADSIAAPATTAPMSEVPNASLSALIDELADADHGLIMCMGKGGVGKTTLAAAIAVALTQRGHQVHLTTTDPAAHLTDTLAGNLDGLQVSRIDPAVATAQYRDRVLATKGAALDEQGRATLAEDLASPCTEEVAVFQAFSRVIHESRRKFVVVDTAPTGHTLLLLDATGSYHREIARQMGDNTNFTTPLMRLQNPHETKVLLVTLAETTPRLEAEGLQADLQRAGIEPWAWVVNNSLTVAHPTSQLLRRRAATEHSEIDAITAAHHRIAVVPMLATEPVGVDALAAIVEPARTVPVN